In Actinomadura citrea, a single window of DNA contains:
- a CDS encoding tryptophan 2,3-dioxygenase, whose protein sequence is MNTDLEPSVCPVTEQERVDRAAAGGGEPTLAFTGRVPYDAYIHAGTLHTLQQTLSDDPGEMSFLVISQVMELYFGLLRHELREGQRLIREDDVWGALPPLRRASLHLEGLNAGWRGLRWMTPTDFNRFRDKLGEGSGFQSAMYRHLEFLLGLRTASLVRPFRRQPDVHAELTEALRAPSLWDDTVALLARKGHDIPADLLGRDHSQEHQPHPAVEGAWVEVYTDTGPDNHLRMLGEALTDVAERFGDWRYQHLMSVRRAMGAKAGSGGSNGIQWLQRSMAREVFPELWSARTYM, encoded by the coding sequence GTGAACACCGACCTCGAACCCTCCGTCTGCCCGGTGACGGAGCAGGAGCGCGTCGACCGCGCCGCCGCCGGCGGGGGAGAGCCCACCCTGGCGTTCACCGGCCGGGTGCCGTACGACGCCTACATCCACGCCGGCACCCTGCACACCCTTCAGCAGACGCTGAGCGACGATCCCGGAGAGATGTCGTTCCTGGTGATCAGCCAGGTGATGGAGTTGTACTTCGGGCTCCTCCGCCATGAACTGCGCGAAGGGCAGCGCCTGATCCGGGAGGACGACGTGTGGGGCGCCCTCCCGCCGCTGCGCAGGGCCTCCCTGCACCTGGAGGGGCTCAACGCGGGCTGGCGCGGCCTGCGCTGGATGACGCCGACCGACTTCAACCGTTTCCGCGACAAGCTGGGCGAAGGCTCGGGCTTCCAGTCCGCGATGTACCGGCACCTGGAGTTCCTGCTGGGGCTCAGGACGGCGTCTCTCGTCCGGCCGTTCAGACGGCAGCCCGACGTCCACGCGGAACTGACGGAGGCGCTGCGCGCACCCAGCCTCTGGGACGACACCGTCGCCCTGCTCGCCCGGAAGGGCCACGACATCCCCGCCGACCTGCTCGGCCGGGACCACTCCCAGGAACACCAGCCGCACCCGGCGGTCGAAGGCGCCTGGGTGGAGGTCTACACGGACACCGGACCCGACAACCACCTCCGCATGCTCGGCGAGGCCCTGACCGACGTCGCCGAGCGTTTCGGCGACTGGCGCTACCAGCATCTGATGTCGGTCCGCCGCGCGATGGGCGCGAAGGCGGGCAGCGGCGGCTCGAACGGGATCCAATGGCTCCAGCGCAGCATGGCCAGGGAGGTCTTCCCGGAGCTGTGGTCGGCCCGCACGTACATGTAG
- a CDS encoding amidohydrolase family protein, which translates to MVDRDERPIAGNDPAPTPFAAAVPGQVVLYRGVSLIDGTGAPARHGMAVVTDGPTIAAVAPEGELRSSDLSGAETVDLRGAFLLPGLIDTHQHLSTPPNREQAEALMRRQLYGGVTAIREMAGDLRQMADLARAALVGEIPGPDVHNAALMAGPGFFDDPRTWQVSQGATPGATAWMQAIDDGTDLRLAVAMARGTGATAIKVYADLAPALVARITEEAHRQGMRVWAHAAVFPAMPRDVVAAGVDVVSHAHYLAYDLAGDRPVAYRQQREHLADAYERFMAAPADAVDGLLDDMRRRGTILDATASLTARIPSSAPGAAELAPDVMRRLIGRARAAGVTICTGTDYESPPSDPYPSLHDELRYLVEAMGMPTREVIRAATLAGAAGVGLEHTMGAVRPGMLANLLIVSDDPHEDIDHLRGVITTVKRGRRHDRADYDRASATRAGATIEEGTPA; encoded by the coding sequence ATGGTGGACAGAGACGAACGACCGATCGCCGGCAACGACCCGGCCCCCACCCCCTTCGCCGCCGCCGTACCAGGGCAGGTCGTGCTCTACCGCGGCGTGTCGCTGATCGACGGGACCGGCGCCCCCGCGCGGCACGGCATGGCGGTGGTGACGGACGGCCCGACGATCGCGGCGGTCGCGCCCGAGGGCGAACTCCGCTCCTCGGACCTGTCCGGCGCCGAGACCGTCGACCTGCGGGGCGCGTTCCTGCTGCCGGGCCTGATCGACACCCACCAGCACCTGTCGACGCCGCCGAACCGCGAGCAGGCCGAGGCGTTGATGAGGCGGCAGCTGTACGGCGGCGTCACCGCGATCCGCGAGATGGCCGGCGACCTGCGGCAGATGGCCGACCTGGCGCGCGCCGCGCTGGTCGGCGAGATCCCCGGCCCCGACGTCCACAACGCGGCGCTGATGGCAGGTCCCGGCTTCTTCGACGACCCGCGCACCTGGCAGGTGTCGCAGGGGGCGACCCCCGGCGCCACGGCCTGGATGCAGGCGATCGACGACGGGACCGACCTTCGGCTGGCCGTCGCGATGGCGCGCGGCACCGGGGCGACGGCCATCAAGGTCTACGCCGACCTGGCGCCGGCACTGGTGGCCCGCATCACCGAGGAGGCGCATCGGCAGGGCATGCGGGTGTGGGCGCACGCGGCGGTCTTCCCCGCGATGCCCCGCGACGTCGTCGCGGCCGGGGTCGACGTCGTGTCGCACGCCCACTACCTCGCCTACGATCTCGCCGGCGACCGGCCGGTGGCGTACCGGCAGCAGCGCGAGCACCTCGCGGACGCCTACGAGCGCTTCATGGCCGCGCCGGCGGACGCCGTCGACGGGCTGCTGGACGACATGCGCCGCCGCGGCACGATCCTCGACGCCACCGCGAGCCTCACGGCCAGGATCCCGTCCAGCGCGCCGGGCGCGGCCGAACTCGCGCCGGACGTCATGCGGCGGCTGATCGGCCGCGCGCGGGCGGCGGGCGTCACGATCTGCACCGGCACCGACTACGAGTCCCCGCCGAGCGATCCGTACCCGTCTCTCCACGACGAGCTCCGCTACCTGGTGGAGGCGATGGGCATGCCGACGCGGGAGGTGATCCGCGCCGCCACGCTCGCCGGAGCGGCCGGCGTGGGGCTGGAGCACACGATGGGCGCCGTCCGTCCCGGCATGCTCGCCAACCTCCTGATCGTCTCCGACGACCCGCACGAGGACATCGACCATCTCCGCGGCGTCATCACGACGGTCAAGCGCGGACGGCGCCACGACCGGGCCGACTACGACCGCGCGTCCGCCACCAGGGCCGGCGCGACCATCGAGGAGGGGACGCCGGCGTGA
- a CDS encoding ABC transporter ATP-binding protein yields MNPDIRPAPDDDRVLAIEGLSTTIRLRKSDVGVVGGVDLRLRRGETLGLVGESGCGKSMTGLSVMGLLPPGGRVAGGSIKLAGRELVGLPEKHYQRIRGNEVAMIFQDPMTSLNPTKTIGDQVAEPVRLHRGASPKEARDRALDMLALVGIARPAERLGQYPHELSGGLRQRVMIAMALSCEPKVLIADEPTTALDVTVQAQVLRLLHDLKDRLGMAMLLITHDMGVIAQWADRVSVMYAGGIVESARTGELFTGMRHPYAQALLACTPRLTQPRGQALYSIAGSPPDLAHPPAGCRYAARCAHATDRCRSEEPVLAEERPGHALACWNPVDGPLGATAPAAPDAETAPETADAPQRPAGPVLAVDDLAREYAAGRSLRGGARRGVKAVSGVSFEVEPGRTFGLVGESGCGKSTLARMIVALEKPSSGGVTALGAELGGLRGRGLRRHRRNLQMMFQDPFDALDPRMRIGAILREPFAAQGIGSAREQSAAIRDLLDEVGLPHSVLERYPHEFSGGQRQRIALARALALNPRVIVADEPVSALDVSIRSQVLNLMRRLQAKHGLTYVVISHDLTVVRYLADTVGVMYLGKLVEIGSPDDIYLRSAHPYTAGLIAAIPEPDPAAEPPGDQDGMDAEMPSPFDPPSGCRFRTRCPRAQARCAEEEPVLRGFDPGHSAACHFPLREPQPAAAQAG; encoded by the coding sequence ATGAACCCCGACATCCGTCCGGCACCCGACGACGACCGCGTCCTGGCGATCGAGGGCCTGTCCACCACCATCCGGCTGCGCAAGTCGGACGTCGGCGTGGTCGGCGGCGTCGACCTGCGCCTGCGCCGGGGCGAGACCCTCGGGCTGGTGGGGGAGTCCGGATGCGGGAAGTCGATGACCGGGCTCTCAGTCATGGGCCTCCTGCCGCCCGGCGGACGCGTCGCCGGGGGGTCGATCAAGCTGGCCGGACGGGAGCTGGTCGGCCTCCCGGAGAAGCACTACCAGCGGATCCGCGGCAACGAGGTCGCCATGATCTTCCAGGATCCGATGACGTCGCTCAACCCCACCAAGACGATCGGCGACCAGGTCGCCGAGCCGGTCCGGCTGCACCGCGGCGCGAGCCCGAAGGAGGCCCGAGACCGGGCGCTGGACATGCTCGCGCTGGTCGGCATCGCCCGGCCCGCCGAACGGCTCGGCCAGTACCCGCACGAGCTGTCCGGCGGGCTCCGGCAGCGGGTCATGATCGCCATGGCGCTGTCCTGCGAGCCGAAGGTCCTGATCGCGGACGAGCCGACGACGGCGCTCGACGTGACCGTCCAGGCGCAGGTCCTCCGGCTGCTGCACGATCTGAAGGACCGGCTCGGCATGGCCATGCTGCTGATCACCCACGACATGGGCGTGATCGCGCAGTGGGCCGACCGGGTCAGCGTCATGTACGCCGGCGGCATCGTCGAGAGCGCCCGCACCGGGGAGCTGTTCACGGGCATGCGGCACCCGTACGCGCAGGCCCTGCTGGCCTGCACGCCGCGGCTGACCCAGCCGCGCGGGCAGGCCCTCTACTCCATCGCCGGCTCCCCGCCGGACCTGGCCCACCCGCCCGCGGGTTGCCGCTACGCCGCCCGGTGCGCGCACGCCACCGACCGCTGCCGGAGCGAGGAGCCGGTGCTCGCCGAGGAGCGGCCGGGGCACGCGCTGGCGTGCTGGAACCCGGTCGACGGACCGCTCGGCGCGACCGCGCCGGCCGCGCCCGACGCGGAGACCGCGCCGGAGACCGCGGACGCGCCGCAACGGCCGGCCGGACCGGTGCTCGCCGTCGACGACCTGGCCAGGGAGTACGCCGCGGGCAGGTCGCTGCGGGGCGGTGCGCGGCGCGGCGTCAAGGCCGTGTCCGGGGTGTCGTTCGAGGTCGAGCCGGGCCGGACGTTCGGGCTGGTCGGGGAGTCCGGCTGCGGCAAGAGCACCCTCGCCCGGATGATCGTCGCGCTGGAGAAGCCGTCGTCCGGCGGTGTCACCGCCCTCGGAGCCGAGCTCGGCGGGCTGCGCGGGCGGGGGCTGCGCCGACACCGCCGCAACCTCCAGATGATGTTCCAGGACCCGTTCGACGCGCTCGACCCGCGCATGCGGATCGGCGCGATCCTGCGCGAGCCGTTCGCCGCCCAGGGGATCGGTTCGGCGAGGGAGCAGTCGGCCGCGATCCGCGACCTGCTGGACGAGGTCGGCCTGCCGCACAGCGTGCTGGAGCGCTACCCCCACGAGTTCTCCGGCGGACAGCGGCAGCGCATCGCGCTGGCCCGCGCGCTGGCGCTCAACCCCCGTGTGATCGTGGCCGACGAGCCGGTGAGCGCGCTCGACGTCTCGATCCGCTCCCAGGTGCTCAACCTGATGAGGCGGCTCCAGGCGAAGCACGGGCTCACCTACGTGGTGATCTCCCACGACCTGACCGTCGTCCGCTACCTGGCGGACACGGTCGGAGTGATGTACCTGGGCAAGCTGGTCGAGATCGGCTCCCCGGACGACATCTACCTGCGCTCCGCGCACCCGTACACCGCCGGATTGATCGCCGCGATCCCCGAACCGGACCCGGCCGCCGAACCTCCCGGCGACCAGGACGGCATGGACGCCGAGATGCCCAGCCCGTTCGACCCGCCGTCCGGCTGCCGCTTCCGCACCCGCTGCCCGCGCGCGCAGGCCCGGTGCGCCGAGGAGGAACCGGTGCTGCGCGGCTTCGATCCGGGCCATTCGGCCGCGTGCCACTTCCCGCTGCGCGAGCCGCAGCCCGCCGCCGCCCAGGCCGGCTGA
- a CDS encoding ABC transporter permease, with protein MTESVTDKTGGTAPRTVRDDRGARLPETTSGWRLTARAFLQNRLAVIGLGIIVFFVLFCGAGPYLYATDQVTVDPVSSLLAPGGGHPLGTDAQGFDVLGRIMLGGRASLQIGLFAALIATGIGTLYGTIAGLAGGVVDGFMMRVVDTLLSIPFLFIVLIVATRFSSTVLSLSLILGAFSWLAPARLVRAEVLTLRSRGFVAAATVMGATKARIVARHLIPNALGVVIVNITFQVADAIIAVSLLGFLGFGLNYPDVEWGTQLSAGVSYLLAGSWWLIYPVGACLVLVVMAFNFVGDALRDSIDVRLRRR; from the coding sequence ATGACCGAATCCGTGACCGACAAGACCGGCGGCACGGCGCCCCGCACCGTGCGGGACGACCGCGGAGCGCGCCTCCCGGAGACCACGAGCGGATGGCGGCTCACCGCGCGGGCGTTCCTGCAGAACCGGCTCGCCGTCATCGGCCTCGGCATCATCGTCTTCTTCGTCCTGTTCTGCGGCGCCGGGCCGTACCTGTACGCGACCGACCAGGTCACCGTCGACCCGGTGAGCAGCCTGCTGGCGCCGGGCGGCGGGCACCCGCTCGGCACCGACGCGCAGGGCTTCGACGTGCTCGGCCGGATCATGCTGGGCGGCCGGGCGTCGCTCCAGATCGGGCTGTTCGCGGCGCTGATCGCCACCGGGATCGGCACGCTGTACGGCACGATCGCCGGGCTCGCCGGCGGTGTCGTGGACGGGTTCATGATGCGCGTGGTCGACACGCTGCTGTCGATCCCGTTCCTGTTCATCGTGCTGATCGTCGCCACCCGGTTCAGCTCCACGGTCCTGTCGCTGAGCCTGATCCTGGGCGCGTTCTCCTGGCTCGCGCCGGCCCGTCTCGTCCGGGCCGAGGTGCTGACGCTGCGCTCGCGCGGGTTCGTCGCGGCGGCGACGGTGATGGGGGCGACCAAGGCGCGGATCGTCGCCCGGCACCTGATCCCGAACGCGCTGGGCGTGGTGATCGTCAACATCACCTTCCAGGTCGCGGACGCGATCATCGCGGTCTCGCTGCTGGGCTTCCTCGGCTTCGGGCTCAACTACCCGGACGTCGAGTGGGGGACGCAGCTGTCCGCGGGGGTGTCCTACCTGCTGGCGGGCTCCTGGTGGCTGATCTACCCGGTCGGCGCCTGCCTCGTCCTGGTGGTCATGGCGTTCAACTTCGTCGGGGACGCGCTGCGCGACTCGATCGACGTACGGCTGAGGCGGCGCTGA
- a CDS encoding dipeptidase has product MSVDIADFIVVNALGGLDNPNAPASLTASGALVQTSEQLTVDARTLADAHASGVTAINVTLGYTMGDLPPYEHTLDEIRTWDAIIGSHPRDLMRIDTAADLAEAKRQRRIGIIYGFQNAAAVEDRAERIGTFAGLGVRVVQLTYNQANQIGDGSMAPENRGLTPLGRDVVAALNEHRLMVDLSHSGERTCLEAARISAQPVSINHTGCRALVDLPRNKTDEELRLVASRGGFVGIYFMPFLNASGHATAADVVEHIAHAVNVCGEDHVGIGTDGTITAIDDLDAYRDRLAEQVARRRAAGASAAGERSDTYPFVVDLRGVDQFRELARLLTERGYSASRIEKILGLNFHHYAKAVWGR; this is encoded by the coding sequence GTGAGCGTCGACATCGCGGACTTCATCGTCGTCAACGCGCTGGGCGGGCTGGACAACCCGAACGCCCCGGCGTCGCTCACCGCGTCCGGTGCGCTCGTCCAGACCAGCGAGCAGTTGACCGTCGACGCGCGCACGCTGGCGGACGCGCACGCCTCCGGCGTGACCGCGATCAACGTGACGCTGGGCTACACGATGGGCGACCTTCCGCCCTACGAGCACACGCTGGACGAGATCCGCACCTGGGACGCGATCATCGGCTCCCACCCGCGGGACCTGATGCGGATCGACACGGCCGCGGACCTCGCCGAGGCGAAGCGGCAACGCAGGATCGGCATCATCTACGGCTTCCAGAACGCCGCCGCCGTCGAGGACCGCGCCGAGCGGATCGGCACGTTCGCCGGGCTCGGCGTCCGGGTCGTCCAGCTGACCTACAACCAGGCGAACCAGATCGGCGACGGCTCGATGGCGCCGGAGAACCGCGGGCTGACGCCGCTCGGGCGCGACGTCGTGGCCGCCCTCAACGAGCACCGCCTCATGGTCGACCTCTCGCACAGCGGCGAACGGACCTGCCTGGAGGCGGCGCGGATCTCCGCGCAGCCCGTCTCGATCAACCACACGGGCTGCCGCGCGCTCGTGGACCTGCCGCGCAACAAGACCGACGAGGAACTGCGGCTGGTCGCCTCGCGGGGCGGCTTCGTCGGCATCTACTTCATGCCGTTCCTCAACGCGTCCGGGCACGCCACGGCGGCGGACGTCGTGGAGCACATCGCGCACGCGGTCAACGTCTGCGGCGAGGACCACGTCGGCATCGGCACCGACGGGACGATCACCGCCATCGACGACCTGGACGCCTACCGCGACCGGCTCGCCGAGCAGGTGGCGCGGCGCCGGGCGGCCGGCGCGTCCGCGGCCGGCGAGCGGAGCGACACCTACCCGTTCGTCGTCGACCTGCGCGGCGTCGACCAGTTCCGGGAGCTGGCGCGGCTGCTCACGGAGCGCGGCTACTCCGCGAGCCGGATCGAAAAGATCCTCGGCCTGAACTTTCACCACTACGCAAAGGCGGTCTGGGGCCGATGA
- a CDS encoding ABC transporter substrate-binding protein — MRRLPLLAGALVALLPLAACSGGATSTAQKPGAKTFGSLPAQTGTPKDGGAIDIGQQPGAGPFYMLPVVPGAFNSTFVTYQFQRLMYRPLYWFPQGASHKVDESLSLAALPEFSDGNKTVTIKLRDGYKWSDGNPVEADDVVFFIDLVKAALKKSPANWADYTPGQFPDSIAGVEATSKSTVTLKLKEAYNPEWFTANQLTSIIPLPADQWSRTSADGPILDHSSPENAKAIYAYLDKASRDPATFATNPLWRTVNGPYRLSSFDVTTNAYSMTANEAYAGPQRPHIKTLNFRPFTSETAKFNQLLSGKLTVATVDQNNVGQVAALKAAGYHVYGAPRLGFSFIMLNFKDTTGNVDKLYAQHYIRQALQHLIDQPGYISSKGMYNGAAVESYGPAPASSPYVSGNVATAPYPYDPAAARKLLEDHGWKVVPDGGTTCERPGTGPSQCGAGIPRGQTLKFNLFYRSEPQLHSAVSTAFASAARKLGVTVTVAPKTFSFLIQNFNVPAAPSKAGEWAMSTWGGFSTKPYPTMSGVFDTKGSGNVGAYSDPKTDELIRDSVHGADRKAVQAEIEHLRTDLPVLWLPNAHTIWAWKDTLSGPSDSFANLPASVLTPEYWYLK, encoded by the coding sequence ATGCGGCGCCTCCCGCTCCTCGCCGGGGCGCTGGTCGCGCTCCTGCCGCTCGCGGCGTGCAGCGGCGGCGCGACGTCCACCGCCCAGAAGCCGGGGGCCAAGACGTTCGGGTCGCTGCCCGCGCAGACCGGCACGCCCAAGGACGGCGGCGCCATCGACATCGGGCAGCAGCCGGGGGCCGGACCGTTCTACATGCTGCCGGTCGTGCCCGGCGCGTTCAACTCGACCTTCGTGACCTACCAGTTCCAGCGGCTCATGTACCGGCCGCTCTACTGGTTCCCGCAGGGCGCGAGCCACAAGGTCGACGAATCGCTCAGCCTGGCCGCCCTGCCGGAGTTCTCCGACGGCAACAAGACCGTGACCATCAAGCTGCGCGATGGCTACAAGTGGTCCGACGGCAACCCGGTCGAGGCCGATGACGTGGTCTTCTTCATCGACCTGGTGAAGGCGGCGCTCAAGAAGAGCCCGGCCAACTGGGCCGACTACACCCCGGGCCAGTTCCCCGACAGCATCGCCGGGGTCGAGGCGACCTCGAAGAGCACCGTGACGCTGAAGCTCAAAGAGGCGTACAACCCGGAATGGTTCACCGCCAACCAGCTGACCTCCATCATCCCGCTCCCGGCCGACCAGTGGTCCCGCACGTCGGCCGATGGGCCGATCCTCGACCACTCCTCGCCCGAGAACGCCAAGGCGATCTACGCCTACCTCGACAAGGCGTCGCGGGACCCGGCCACGTTCGCGACGAACCCGCTGTGGCGGACGGTGAACGGCCCGTACCGGCTGAGCAGCTTCGACGTGACCACGAACGCGTACTCGATGACCGCCAACGAGGCGTACGCCGGGCCGCAGAGACCGCACATCAAGACGCTGAACTTCCGGCCGTTCACCTCCGAGACGGCCAAGTTCAACCAGCTCCTCAGCGGCAAACTGACCGTGGCCACGGTCGACCAGAACAATGTCGGGCAGGTGGCGGCGCTCAAGGCCGCGGGCTACCACGTCTACGGTGCGCCCAGGTTGGGCTTCAGCTTCATCATGCTCAACTTCAAGGACACGACCGGCAACGTCGACAAGCTCTACGCCCAGCACTACATCCGGCAGGCGTTGCAGCATCTGATCGACCAGCCCGGGTACATCTCCAGCAAGGGGATGTACAACGGCGCGGCCGTCGAGAGCTACGGCCCCGCCCCGGCGAGTTCGCCTTACGTGTCCGGGAACGTCGCCACCGCGCCGTACCCCTACGATCCGGCCGCCGCCCGCAAGCTCCTCGAAGACCACGGCTGGAAGGTGGTGCCGGACGGGGGCACGACGTGCGAGCGCCCCGGCACCGGGCCGTCGCAGTGCGGAGCCGGGATCCCGCGGGGGCAGACGCTGAAGTTCAACCTCTTCTACCGCAGCGAGCCGCAGCTGCACAGCGCGGTGAGCACCGCGTTCGCCTCGGCGGCCCGCAAGCTGGGCGTGACGGTCACGGTCGCGCCGAAGACGTTCAGCTTCCTGATCCAGAACTTCAACGTGCCCGCGGCGCCCTCGAAGGCCGGCGAGTGGGCCATGTCGACCTGGGGCGGCTTCAGCACGAAGCCGTACCCGACCATGTCGGGCGTCTTCGACACCAAGGGCTCGGGCAACGTCGGCGCCTACAGCGACCCCAAGACCGACGAACTGATCCGGGACTCGGTGCACGGCGCCGACCGCAAGGCCGTCCAGGCCGAGATCGAGCATCTGCGGACCGACCTGCCGGTGCTGTGGCTGCCGAACGCCCACACCATCTGGGCCTGGAAGGACACGCTGTCCGGCCCGTCCGACTCCTTCGCCAACCTGCCGGCCAGCGTGCTCACCCCCGAGTACTGGTACCTGAAGTAG
- a CDS encoding ABC transporter permease, producing MVQYVLRRLGTSAIVILGVSLITFLLLHGMSGSPGRAILGVQASAEAVAAFDREHGYDRSLAIQYFDYLGRLLHGDLGHSYKLNQSVNALLAENAGRTAMLSAVALALAICVAVPLGVFQAVKRNSVGDNVLTTITFVTYSMPVFLLAMLLIQLFAMGLGLLPAQAAQSSSNFVIFTEPRAMLLPVLTLTGVTVAMYSRYQRSAALDQLAQDYIRVARAKGLSMRLVLTRHLLRNACVPLVTLIGMSIPLLLAGNLVVESVFNYPGLGLLFFNGLNNQDYPVLLGYTLVAATLTVLGNLVADLLVAATDPRTRRA from the coding sequence GTGGTCCAGTATGTGCTGCGGCGGCTGGGAACGTCGGCGATCGTGATCCTGGGCGTCTCACTGATCACCTTCCTGCTGCTGCACGGGATGTCGGGCTCCCCCGGCCGGGCGATCCTCGGCGTCCAGGCGAGCGCGGAGGCGGTGGCCGCCTTCGACCGGGAGCACGGCTACGACCGGTCGCTCGCCATCCAGTACTTCGACTACCTGGGCCGGTTGCTCCACGGCGACCTCGGCCACTCCTACAAGCTGAACCAGAGCGTGAACGCGCTGCTGGCGGAGAACGCCGGCCGGACGGCGATGCTGTCGGCGGTCGCGCTCGCCCTCGCGATCTGCGTGGCCGTCCCGCTCGGCGTCTTCCAGGCGGTGAAGCGCAACAGCGTCGGCGACAACGTGCTGACCACGATCACCTTCGTCACCTACTCGATGCCCGTGTTCCTGCTCGCGATGCTGCTGATCCAGCTCTTCGCGATGGGGCTGGGCCTGCTGCCGGCCCAGGCGGCGCAGTCCAGTTCCAACTTCGTCATCTTCACCGAGCCGCGCGCCATGCTGCTCCCGGTGCTGACGCTGACCGGGGTCACGGTCGCGATGTACTCCCGGTACCAGCGGTCCGCGGCGCTCGACCAGCTCGCGCAGGACTACATCAGGGTGGCGCGGGCGAAGGGCCTGTCCATGCGCCTGGTGCTCACCCGGCACCTGCTGCGCAACGCCTGCGTGCCGCTGGTGACCCTGATCGGCATGTCGATCCCGCTGCTGCTGGCGGGGAACCTGGTGGTCGAGTCCGTCTTCAACTACCCGGGACTGGGGCTGCTCTTCTTCAACGGCCTGAACAACCAGGACTATCCCGTCCTGCTGGGCTACACGCTGGTCGCCGCGACCCTGACCGTCCTCGGGAACCTGGTGGCGGACCTGCTGGTGGCGGCCACCGACCCGAGGACGCGGCGCGCATGA